One Rattus norvegicus strain BN/NHsdMcwi chromosome 20, GRCr8, whole genome shotgun sequence DNA segment encodes these proteins:
- the Rufy2 gene encoding RUN and FYVE domain-containing protein 2 isoform X6 yields the protein MASQSREWWAEDWGEERCGIRSREPVPRGLRAGWGTERAGPPLGTAGECWRLAPPTTAAAQAAVLGCRLQVVMNTLKKGILPIMKRQVVWARGWVEESHLDGEWRKKMWADPGCFRLRRMSAYLAEMQTITEATKDPTAVERANLLNMAKLSIKGLIESALSFGRTLDSDYPPLQQFFVVMEHCLKHGLKVRKSFLSYNKTIWGPLELVEKLYPEAEEIGASVRDLPGLKTPLGRARAWLRLALMQKKMADYLRCLIIQRELLSEFYEYHALMMEEEGAVIVGLLVGLNVIDANLCVKGEDLDSQVGVIDFSMYLKNEEEIGNKERNVQIAAILDQKNYVEELNRQLNSTVSSLHSRVDSLEKSNTKLIEELAIAKNNIIKLQEENHQLRSENELILMRTRQHLEVTKVDVETELQTYKHSRQGLDEMYDDARRQLRDESQLRQDVENELSVQVGMKHEIELAMKLLEKDIHEKQDTLIGLRQQLEEVKAINIEMYQKLQGSEDGLKEKNEIIARLEEKTNKITTAMRQLEQSDNDLLTQTRTIAVSLVKSASSDPQDQYKLVKDISF from the exons ATGGCTTCCCAGTCTCGCGAGTGGTGGGCGGAAGACTGGGGAGAGGAGCGGTGTGGTATCAGGTCCCGGGAGCCCGTCCCGCGGGGTCTCCGTGCAGGCTGGGGGACGGAGAGAGCAGGGCCCCCTCTAGGGACAGCGGGGGAGTGCTGGCGACTGGCCCCACCTACGACCGCTGCTGCACAAGCCGCCGTCCTAGGGTGCAGGTTACAGGTTGTGATGAACACTCTTAAAAAAGGAATCCTGCCAATTATGAAACGTCAGGTGGTTTGGGCGCGAGGGTGGGTAGAGGAATCACACCTCGACGGAGAGTGGAGGAAAAAGATGTGGGCAGATCCGGGCTGTTTCAGATTGCGGAGGATGTCAGCCTATTTAGCTGAAATGCAAACCATAACAGAGG CTACAAAAGACCCCACGGCTGTGGAGAGAGCCAATTTGTTAAACATGGCGAAACTAAGCATCAAAGGGCTCATTGAGTCCGCCCTGAGCTTTGGCCGCACCCTGGACTCCGATTACCCTCCTCTGCAGCAGTTCTTCGTGGTGATGGAACATTGTCTGAAGCACGGCCTGAAAG TAAGAAAATCCTTTTTGAGTTATAACAAAACTATTTGGGGCCCTCTGGAACTGGTGGAGAAGCTGTACCCAGAAGCAGAGGAAATCGGAGCGAGTGTCCGGGATCTGCCTGGTCTTAA GACTCCCCTGGGTCGTGCTAGAGCGTGGCTTCGATTAGCCCTCATGCAGAAAAAAATGGCCGATTACCTGCGTTGCCTAATTATCCAGAGGGAGCTCCTGAG TGAGTTCTATGAGTACCACGCACTGAtgatggaggaggaaggagccGTGATTGTCGGGCTGCTGGTCGGCCTGAACGTGATTGATGCCAACCTGTGTGTGAAGGGAGAGGACCTAGACTCCCAG GTTGGAGTGATTGATTTCTCAATGTATTTAAAGAATGAAGAAGAGATTGGAAACAAAGAAAG GAACGTTCAAATTGCTGCCATCTTAGACCAAAAGAATTACGTTGAAGAGCTAAACAGACAACTCAA CAGCACCGTCAGCAGCCTCCATTCAAGAGTGGACTCGTTAGAGAAGTCAAACACTAAGCTGATCGAAGAG TTAGCAATAGCGAAGAATAATATCATAAAGCTCCAAGAGGAAAACCACCAGTTACGTAGTGAAAATGAGTTGATCTTAATGAGAACTCGGCAGCACCTAGAG GTTACCAAAGTGGATGTAGAAACCGAGCTTCAAACATACAAGCATTCCCGACAAGGTCTAGACGAGATGTATGATGACGCCAGAAGGCAGCTTCGAGACGAGTCGCAGCTCCGACAG gatgtggagaatgagctATCAGTACAAGTTGGCATGAAGCATGAGATCGAGCTGGCCATGAAGTTGTTGGAGAAAGATATTCATGAGAAACAAGACACTCTCATAGGCCTTCGGCAACAGCTGGAAGAAGTCAAAGCAATCAACATTGAGATGTATCAAAAGCTGCAG gGCTCTGAAGAtggcttgaaagaaaaaaatgaaataattgccAGACTAGAAGAAAAGACCAATAAAATCACTACAGCCATGAGGCAGCTGGAGCAAAG TGACAACGACTTGTTAACTCAAACTAGGACAATTGCAGTGTCATTGGTGAAAAGTGCTAGCAGTGACCCTCAGGACCAGTACAAGCTGGTCAAAGACATCTCCTTCTGA
- the Rufy2 gene encoding RUN and FYVE domain-containing protein 2 isoform X10: protein MATKDPTAVERANLLNMAKLSIKGLIESALSFGRTLDSDYPPLQQFFVVMEHCLKHGLKVRKSFLSYNKTIWGPLELVEKLYPEAEEIGASVRDLPGLKTPLGRARAWLRLALMQKKMADYLRCLIIQRELLSEFYEYHALMMEEEGAVIVGLLVGLNVIDANLCVKGEDLDSQVGVIDFSMYLKNEEEIGNKERNVQIAAILDQKNYVEELNRQLNSTVSSLHSRVDSLEKSNTKLIEELAIAKNNIIKLQEENHQLRSENELILMRTRQHLEVTKVDVETELQTYKHSRQGLDEMYDDARRQLRDESQLRQDVENELSVQVGMKHEIELAMKLLEKDIHEKQDTLIGLRQQLEEVKAINIEMYQKLQGSEDGLKEKNEIIARLEEKTNKITTAMRQLEQSDNDLLTQTRTIAVSLVKSASSDPQDQYKLVKDISF from the exons ATGG CTACAAAAGACCCCACGGCTGTGGAGAGAGCCAATTTGTTAAACATGGCGAAACTAAGCATCAAAGGGCTCATTGAGTCCGCCCTGAGCTTTGGCCGCACCCTGGACTCCGATTACCCTCCTCTGCAGCAGTTCTTCGTGGTGATGGAACATTGTCTGAAGCACGGCCTGAAAG TAAGAAAATCCTTTTTGAGTTATAACAAAACTATTTGGGGCCCTCTGGAACTGGTGGAGAAGCTGTACCCAGAAGCAGAGGAAATCGGAGCGAGTGTCCGGGATCTGCCTGGTCTTAA GACTCCCCTGGGTCGTGCTAGAGCGTGGCTTCGATTAGCCCTCATGCAGAAAAAAATGGCCGATTACCTGCGTTGCCTAATTATCCAGAGGGAGCTCCTGAG TGAGTTCTATGAGTACCACGCACTGAtgatggaggaggaaggagccGTGATTGTCGGGCTGCTGGTCGGCCTGAACGTGATTGATGCCAACCTGTGTGTGAAGGGAGAGGACCTAGACTCCCAG GTTGGAGTGATTGATTTCTCAATGTATTTAAAGAATGAAGAAGAGATTGGAAACAAAGAAAG GAACGTTCAAATTGCTGCCATCTTAGACCAAAAGAATTACGTTGAAGAGCTAAACAGACAACTCAA CAGCACCGTCAGCAGCCTCCATTCAAGAGTGGACTCGTTAGAGAAGTCAAACACTAAGCTGATCGAAGAG TTAGCAATAGCGAAGAATAATATCATAAAGCTCCAAGAGGAAAACCACCAGTTACGTAGTGAAAATGAGTTGATCTTAATGAGAACTCGGCAGCACCTAGAG GTTACCAAAGTGGATGTAGAAACCGAGCTTCAAACATACAAGCATTCCCGACAAGGTCTAGACGAGATGTATGATGACGCCAGAAGGCAGCTTCGAGACGAGTCGCAGCTCCGACAG gatgtggagaatgagctATCAGTACAAGTTGGCATGAAGCATGAGATCGAGCTGGCCATGAAGTTGTTGGAGAAAGATATTCATGAGAAACAAGACACTCTCATAGGCCTTCGGCAACAGCTGGAAGAAGTCAAAGCAATCAACATTGAGATGTATCAAAAGCTGCAG gGCTCTGAAGAtggcttgaaagaaaaaaatgaaataattgccAGACTAGAAGAAAAGACCAATAAAATCACTACAGCCATGAGGCAGCTGGAGCAAAG TGACAACGACTTGTTAACTCAAACTAGGACAATTGCAGTGTCATTGGTGAAAAGTGCTAGCAGTGACCCTCAGGACCAGTACAAGCTGGTCAAAGACATCTCCTTCTGA